Genomic segment of Streptomyces alboniger:
GTGCGCGAGCGCCTCACCATCGGTGACCGCTTCCAGGCTCACCACGGCCTCGCGCGCGTCGAACGTACGCATGCCGTTCTTCGTGCGGCGCTGCACCTCGACCGTCTCCGCTGCGCGGAACAGCTCGGCCGCGCGCTGTGCCTGTGCGGGCTCGACGCCGTCGAGGCGCAGCTCCCAGACGGAGGCGGTCAGCCGGTCGGCGAGGCCCGAGGTGCGGGACTCGACGGCGTCGGTGATGTCGAGGCCGTCCGGCAGCGATTCGTTCAGCAGCTCGCGGAGCTGGTCGGGGTCGCGCGGCGCGGTGAGCGCGATCTCCAGGTACTCGGCCTCACTGCCCGTGCCGGTGGGTGCGGCATTGGCGTACGACACCTTCGGGTGCGGGGTGAACCCCGCCGAGTACGCCATGGGCACCTCGGCGCGGCGCAGCGCACGCTCGAAGGCGCGCTGGAAGTCACGGTGGCTGGTGAACCGGAGGCGGCCGCGCTTGGTGTAGCGCAGGCGGATGCGCTGCACCGCGGGTGCGGGCGGCGGGCCTTCGGGCTGTCGCTTGCCCAGTGTCGTTCAGTCCTTCGTGAGTGCGGTCGTACTGCTACCTAGAGTACGTGTCCCGGGCGCGTCAGGTTCCCGCCGGGCCACCGGTACGGGCACGGGCTCCCCGGGCGCCGCCGCCACCGGCACCGGCTGCCTCGGTGCTCCGAACAGCATGCGCCGCACATCGGCCCGCGCCTGTCGCACGCTCTCCCGCGCGGACGTGAGGGCCTGCCGGGTGGCGCGGCGCACCTCCTTGACGGCCTTGGCGGCGGGGCGCCACACGGCGTCGCGGACCACGTGCCCGACGGGGGTGAGCACCGTCCGGTAGACCCACCGCACCGGCTCGACGAAGATCCACCGAAGGAGTTTCGCGAGGAAGCGGCCGATGACGAGGGAGATGTGCCCGGCGACGCGCCAGGCGTGGCCGAGCGCGTCACCGATCTCCCGCGCCACGACGGCGACGGCCCGCCCGACGGGCGCGAGCACCCAGCGCCACAGGGCGACGACGGGCGCGACGAAGATCCAGCGGAACAGCGCCGATACGACGGTCCAGATGCCGCGCGCGAGCCACGCGATGCCGTGCCCGAGCGGCGTCAGGACCGCCCGGTACAGCCACACCGCGGGGATCACGATCAGCACCCGGCCCAGCCACGCCAGACCGGCGCCGACCGGCACGACCACATACCGCCAGAGCCCCACCCACGGCCACACGAAGACCGCCTTGAACAGCCACGTCAGCACGGCGCCGATGCCGCGCCCGGCGGCCGCCGCTCCGCTGCCGATGACCCTCGCCAGCCAGGCGATGCCGTGCCCGACCGGTGTCAGGACGCGCGCGTAGAACCACGCGGCCGGGATCGCGACGAGGTAGCGCCACAGCCACGCGCAGCCCGCGCCGACGCCCAGCGCCAGCCAGGCGATGCCGTGCCCGAGCGGCGTCAGGACCGCCCGGTAGAACCACACCACCGGCGTCACGACGAGCACCCGGCCCAGCCAGGCAAGACCCGCGCCGACCGGCACGACCACATACCGCCAGAGCCCCACCCACGGCCACACGAACACGGCATTGAACAGCCACGTCAGCACGGCGCCGATGGCACGCCCTACCGGGCGGACGCCCCGGTAGTAGAGGAAGCGGCCGCAGACGGTGAGCGCGTCCCAGACCAGGCGCACGGGCACGACGAGCACGAGCACCACGATCCGCACCGGCAGTCGGATCGCGACGGCGAGACAGCCCTCCGCCTGCGGAGGGTGCCGGTCGGCCTGCCCCGGCGGGGGCTGCTGGGCAGCCTCGTGGGGAGGTCGTTTTTCCAGGTCCATGTTGTCCTAGACGCGCGGGAGTTCGGTTCGGATCCAGTACCGCAGCTTTCCGCCCCGCTCATCCTCGAAGACACCGCCCGACGCCTCGATGACCTTGCGCGAGCCGGTGTTGTCGGTGTCGCAGGTCACCAGGACGGATTCCAGGCCGAGTCCGGCCGCGTACGGCAGGCAGGCGCGCAGCATCTCGGTGGCGTGGCCGCGGCGGCGCGCGGTGGGGCGGACGTCGTAGCCGATGTGGCCGCCGTACTCGCGCAGGAAGCGGGTGGCGATGGAGTGCCGGACGGCGACGCGGCCGAGGTAGTCGCCGCCGTCGACGTACCAGAGGGTCGTGACGGGGACGGCGAGCGGCCCCTCGGAGCGCTCGGCGGCAGCGGCGACCTCGGCGAGGTACCGCTCGAAGACGACGGGGTCGTGCCACTTGTCGCCGTAGTCGCGCAGGGTGCGGCCGAGAGTGGTGTCGTCGTCGGGCCCGCCCCGCCCCTCGGCCCGGAACTCCTCCATCGCGGCGATGTAGGAGCGGTGTACCAGGCCGGTGGGCGGGACGAGCCGGGGCACGTACGGCTACTTGACGACCGTGAGCGGCAGCAGCTTCTTGCCGGTGGGGCCGATCTGGATCTCCGTCTGCATGGCGGGGCACACGCCGCAGTCGAAGCACGGCGTCCAGCGGCAGTCCTCGACCTCGGTCTCGTCGAGCGAGTCCTGCCAGTCCTCCCAGAGCCAGTCCTTGTCGAGACCGGAGTCCAGGTGGTCCCAGGGCAGGACCTCCTCGTACGTGCGCTCACGCGTGGTGTACCAGTCGACGTCGACGCCCATCTCGGGCAGCGTCTTGTCGGCGCAGGCCATCCACCTGTCGTAGCTGAAGTACTCGCGCCAGCCGTCGAAGCGGCCGCCGTCCTCGTAGACGGCGCGGATGACGGCGCCGATGCGGCGGTCGCCGCGGGAGAGCAGGCCCTCGACGATGCCGGGCTTGCCGTCGTGGTAGCGGAAGCCGATCGAACGGCCGTACTTCTTGTCGCCGCGGATCTTGTCGCGGAGCTTCGCCAGGCGGGCGTCGGTCTCCTCGGAGGAGAGCTGCGGGGCCCACTGGAACGGTGTGTGCGGCTTGGGCACGAAGCCGCCGATCGACACCGTGCAGCGGATGTCGTTCGAACCGGAGACCTCACGGCCCTTGGCGATGACCTTCGTCGCCATGTCGGCGATCTGGAGCACGTCCTCGTCGGTCTCGGTGGGCAGGCCGCACATGAAGTACAGCTTCACCTGCCGCCAGCCGTTGCCGTACGCGGTGGAGACGGTGCGGATGAGGTCGTCCTCGGACACCATCTTGTTGATGACCTTGCGCATGCGCTCGGAGCCGCCCTCGGGGGCGAAGGTCAGGCCCGACCTGCGGCCGTTCCTGGTCAGTTCGTTCGCCAGGTCCACGTTGAAGGCGTCGACGCGGGTCGAGGGGAGGGACAGGCCGATCTTGTCCTCCTCGTACCGGTCGGCGAGGCCCTTCGCCACGTCGGCGATCTCGCTGTGGTCCGCGGAGGAGAGCGAGAGCAGGCCGACCTCTTCGAAGCCGGTCGCCTTGAGGCCCTTCTCCACCATGTCGCCGATGCCGGTGATGCTTCGCTCCCGTACGGGGCGCGTGATCATGCCGGCCTGGCAGAAACGGCAGCCGCGGGTGCAGCCGCGGAAGATCTCGACGGACATCCGCTCGTGGACGGTCTCGGCGAGCGGGACGAGGGGCTGCTTGGGGTAGGGCCACTCGTCGAGGTCCATGACGGTGTGCTTGGACACGCGCCACGGCACGCCGCTGCGGTTCGGGACGACGCGGCCGATGCGGCCGTCCGGGAGGTACTCGACGTCGTAGAAGGCCGGGATGTAGACGGACCCGGTCTTCGCGAGGCGGAGCAGGACCTCCTCGCGGCCGCCGGGGCGGCCCTCCGCCTTCCAGGCGCGGATGATCTCCGTCATGTCGAGCACGGCCTGCTCGCCGTCGCCGATGATCGCGGCGTCGATGAAGTCGGCGATCGGCTCGGGGTTGAAGGCGGCGTGGCCGCCGGCGAGCACGATCGGGTCCTCGACGGTGCGGTCCTTGGACTCCAGCGGGATGCCCGCGAGGTCCAGGGCGGTCAGCATGTTGGTGTAGCCCAGCTCGGTGGAGAAGCTGAGCCCGAACACGTCGAAGGCCTTCACCGGGCGGTGGGCGTCCACCGTGAACTGCGGGACCTGGTGCTCGCGCATCAGCGCCTCCAGGTCCGGCCACACGCTGTACGTGCGCTCGGCGAGGACACCGGGGCGCTCGTTGAGGACCTCGTACAGGATCATGACGCCCTGGTTGGGCAGTCCGACCTCGTACGCGTCCGGGTACATGAGCGCCCAGCGGACGTCACACTCGTCCCAGTCCTTGACGGTGGAGTTGAGCTCTCCGCCGACGTACTGGATGGGCTTCTGGACATGCGGGAGAAGCGCTTCCAGGCGTGGGAAGACCGACTCGACAGGCATCGCGAGATCTCTCATGAGCTGGCAGGGGTGACCATCAAGCGTACCCCGGTGTTCAGCTGCCGAGCGCCGCCCGCAGTTTCCGCCGGGACGCCTCGGCCCACACCCCCGGCAGCTCCCGCTCCCGGTCCGCCGCGCTCGCCTCCTCCTGGCCGTACAGGAGGCCCCAGGTGAACGCGGTCTCGCCCGCGAGGTGGGCCTGGATCGCCAGGGCGCGCAGGGCCTCCCGGGCGACCACGCTGTCCTGGTGGCCGCCGAGGACGCTCTGTACGGACTTCATCCGCTTCGCGAACCGTTTGGCGGCCTTGCCGAGCGCGGGGACGGCGGCCTCGCCCGCGTACCGGGCGCGCTTGGCGGCCTTGCGGGCCTCGTGCATGGCCCGGTCGCGCTCGTCGCCGGGGGCCAGCGCGAGAGCGTGTTCGACGCGGGTCGCGAGGCGGGCGTAGTCCTTCAGGAGCGCCTTGGGCAGCGCCTTGGCGGGCGGCGCGGAGGCGGCGGGACGCAGCGGGGGCTCGGCGAGCAGCGCGTCGATGGTGTTCAGGAGTGTGAGGTAGCGCTTGCTGTCGAGTACGGCGACCGTCCTGCGCCGCGAGCCGGTGCGGCGGGTGACGGACCAGACGCGCAGCCGCCCGCGCACCGGGCCGAGCAGGAGCGTCTTGGGGAGCGCTTCGACGCGGGTGACCAGGCGATCGGTGAGGACTTCCTGGTCGCGGTCGACGCCCAGCTCCCCCGCGAGCCACTTCAGCTCGTCGCCCACGGGGTCGGTGACCGTACGGTCCAGGATCTTTCGGTACGACTTGAAGGCGCTGCGCATCCGTCGGGTGGCGACCCGCATCTGGTGCACGGAGTCGGGCAGGTCGCGGCGGACGGCGGGGTCGAGCGAGACGATCGCGTCGCGCTGGGCGCGGAGGTAGGCGACGGCGTGGTCGCCCGCGGTTCCGGTCCCGTCCCCGACGGCCTCCCGCACCGCCTCGGCCACGGCCTCGCTCTTCCCGGCCGGCTTGCCCGCGCCGACCGCTCCCTCCGCGGGGCGGACCTCGTCGGCTGCGGCCTTCTTGGTCTTGCGCCCCTTGGAGGCGGCCTCCTTGGGCGCGGTCTCCTTGGGCGCGGTCTCCTTCAGCGCCCTGGCCAGTTTCGAGGAGGCGGTGGACCGTCGTACGCCCGCCTTCCTCAGCTTCTTCTCGACCTTGTCGAGGAGCGCGGGATCGCAGCCGTCGGCCAGTTCCACCTCGATCTCGGACCATTCGGCCGTGCCGCCGCCCGGGGTGAGCCGCTCCGCGATCACCCCGTCGACGCTGACCTCGGCGAGCAGCGCGCCCTTCGCGTCGACGAGGTGGCGCAGTTTCCGCGCGGACAGCAGGCGGACGACGGGTACGAGGTCGGCCTCGCGGACGCGGGAGCGCACGAGGCCGAGCAGCGAGCGCGGCACCGTGTCGGAGAGCGGCTCGTGGACCTCGTCCCGCACGCCCTGCGCGAGCGAGACCGGCAGCTTCAGGTGCCAGCCCTCGTCGGCGCCGCCGGTGCGGCGGCGCAGGGTGATGGAGGCGGCGGCCAGGCGCTGGTCGGGGGTGTCCCAGTAGACGGCGTCCAGTTCGACGACGCCCTTGTCGAGGACGTCCCCGACCCCGGCCACCCCGCTCAGGTCGGGCAGCTCCGCGTCCGCCCCGTCGACGTCGTACTTCCGCTCGATCTCGCGCTTCGTCTCCGCCATGAATTGAATCTAGACGCGAAACGCGAGACCAAACATGCCCGCGGCGGGACTTCCGGCAAGGCGTTACGCGGACATCGGCCGCTGCACCTTGATCGACTGGAGCAGTCCGACGGCCACCCAGACCGCGAACATCGACGAACCTCCGTACGACACGAAGGGCAGCGGAAGGCCTGCCACCGGCATGATGCCGAGGGTCATCCCGATGTTCTCGAAGGACTGGAAGGCGAACCAGGCGATGATTCCGGCGGCGACGATCGTGCCGTACAGCTCGGTCGTCTCGCGGGCGATGCGGCAGGCACGCCACAGGACGACGCCGAGGAGGAGCAGGATCGCGCCCGCGCCGACGAAGCCGAGTTCCTCGCCCGCGACGGTGAAGACGAAGTCCGTCTGCTGCTCGGGGACGAACTGGCCGGTGGTCTGGGAGCCCTTGGTCAGGCCGGTGCCGGTCAGGCCGCCCGAGCCGATGGCGATGCGGGCCTGGTTGGTGTTGTAGCCGACGCCCGCCGGGTCGAGCGCGGGGTTGGCGAAGGCCGCGAAGCGGGCGATCTGGTAGTCGTCGAGGACGCCGAGCTGCCATATGGCGACGCCCCCGGCGACGCCGGTGCCGAGGAGTCCGAAGACCCAGCGGTTGGAGGCGCCCGAGGCGAGCAGGACCCCCAGCACGATCATCACCATGACCATGACCGAGCCGAGGTCGGGCATCAGCATGACGATCGCGATCGGTACGGCGGCGAGGCCGAGCGCCTGCACCACCGTGCGGTGGTCGGGGTACTCGCGGTCGCCCGCGTCGACGCGGGCGGCGAGCAGCATCGCCATGCCCAGGATGATGGTGACCTTCACGAACTCGGAGGGCTGGAGCGAGAAGCCGCCGCCGAGGACGATCCACGCGTGCGCGCCGTTGATGGTCGCGCCGAGCGGGGTGAGCACGAGCAGGACCAGGAAGACGGAGATGCCGTAGAGGATCGGCACCGCCGTGCGCAGCGTGCGGTGGCCGAGCCAGACGGTGCCGATCATCAGGGCGAAGCCGATGCCGGTGTTCAGGACGTGCTTGAGCGCGAAGGAGTACGGGTCGTCGCCGACCAGCTCGGTGCGGTTGCGGGTCGCGGAGTAGACGAGCGCGGTGCCGATCCCGGAGAGCGCGATCGCCGCGAGGAGCATCGGCCAGTCGAGCCGGCGCACTATCGAGTCGCGGGCCAGCAGGCGCGAGATGTTGGAGCGTTCGGGGCCGTACCCGGAGACGGAGAAGCCACTGCCGGTCATCAGTCACGCCTCCAGTTGGCCGGGGCCCCGGCCAGCTCCTGCTGGTCCTGCTGATCCTGCGGGTCCTGCGGGTCCTGCGGGTCCTGTTGCCCCGGTGGGTCCTGCTGCTCCTGCTGTCCCTCCGGCGGCTCGGGCGCCTCGGGCTTGTACGGCTTGACCTTCGGGGCGTCGATGGAGCCGTCGGCCTCGATCTTCGGCAGGGTCTTCTGCGGCTCGGGCAGCAGCGCCTTCTTCAGGTCCTGGTTGCCGCTGTCGTCGAGGCCGTAGATCGCGTCGTAGATCTTGCGGACGGCGGGTCCCGAGGCGCCTGATCCCGTACCGCCCTGGGAGATCGTCATGACGATCGAGTAGTCCTTGGTGTACGTCGCGAACCAGGAGGTGGTCTGCTTGCCGTAGACCTCCGCCGTACCCGTCTTGGCGTGCATCGGGATCTTGTCCTGCGGCCAGCCGCCGAACCGCCACGCGGCCGTACCGCGCGTCGCGACGTCCGCGAGGGCACCGTCTATGTCCTTGCGCAGCTCGGCGTCCATGGGCAGCTTGCCGTGCGCCTTGGGCTTGATCTCCTCGATGTGCCTGCCGTCGGCGCTGATGATCGCCTTGCCGACGGTGGGGTCGTACATGGTTCCGCCGTTGGCGATCGCGGAGTAGATGGTGGCCATCTGGATCGGGGTGACGAGGGTGTCGCCCTGGCCGATGGAGTAGTTGACGGAGTCACCGGCGCGCATCTTCATGCCTTCGAGGCAGTTCTCGTACGCGATGCGCTCGGAGTACTCGCCGCCCTTCTTGCCCTGCTTGCACCAGGCGTCCTTGTTGGCCTTCCAGTAGTCCTTCTTCCACTGGCGGTCGGGGACGCGGCCGGTGACCTCGTTGGGCAGGTCGATGCCGGTCTCCTTGCCGAGGCCGAACTGGTGGGCCGTCTTGTAGAACCAGTCCTTGGCGTCGGGCCTCGGCTTGTTGCCGCCGTCCTTGTTCCACTGGTCGTGCGCGAGCTTGTAGAAGACGGTGTCGCAGGAGACTTCGAGGGCCTGGCCGAGGGTGATGGAGCCGTGGCCCTTGGACTCGAAGTTCTTGAAGGTCTGGCCGCCGATCGAGTACGAACTGGGGCAGGGGTAGCGGCCGTTGAAGTCGTAGCCCGCGTTCACGGCGGCGGCCGTCGGGATGACCTTGAAGATCGAGCCGGGGGCCGCCTGGCCCTGAATGGCACGGTTGAGCAGCGGGTAGTTGGACTTCTTGCCGGTGAGCTCGGCGTAGTCCTTGCCGGAGATGCCGCCGACCCAGGCGTTCGGGTCGTACGTCGGGTTGGAGGCCATGGAGATGATGCGGCCGGTCTTGTTCTCCATGACGACGACGGCGCCCGCGTCGGCCTTGTAGTTCTCGCCGGTGTTCTTGTCGAACTCGCCGCGTGCCTTCTTCATCGCGTCGTTCAGCCAGTACTCGGAGACGGCCTGGACGCGCGCGTCGATGCTGGTGACGACGTTGGCGCCCGGCTTGGCCTCGTCGGACTCGGCCTTGCCGATGACCCGGCCGAGGTTGTCGACCTCGTAGCGGGTGACGCCGGCCTTGCCGCGCAGCTGCTTGTCGTACGTCCGTTCAAGCCCGGAGCGGCCGACCTGGTCGGAGCGGAGGAACGGGGAGTCGGTGTCCTTGGCCTTGTTGATCTCGTCGTCGGTGACGGGCGAGAGGTAGCCGAGGACCTGCGCGGTGTTGGACTTGCCGGGCGCGGGGTAGCGGCGCACGGCCGTGGGCTCGGCGGTGATGCCGGGGAAGTCCTCGGAGCGCTCGCGGATCTGGAGGGCCTGCTTGGGCGTGGCCTCGTCGGTGATCGGGATGGGCTGGTAGGGCGAGCCGTTCCAGCAGGGCTGGGGGGTCTTGGAGTCGCAGAGGCGGACCTTGTCGGCGACGTCCTTGGGGTCCATGGCGAGGACGTCGGCGAGCTTGGCGAGGACCGCCTTGCCGTCGTCCTTCATCTTCATCAGGTCCGTGCGGGACGCGGAGACGACCAGGCGGGTGTGGTTGTCGGCGATCGGCACTCCGCGGGCGTCCAGGATCGAGCCGCGCACGGCGGGCTGGACGACCTGCTGGACGTGGTTGCCGGAGGCCTCCTTGGCGTACTCCTCGCCGTTGCGGACCTGGAGGTACCAGAGGCGGCCGCCGAGGGTGAGCAGGAGGGAGACGACGAGGATCTGGATGATGATGAGACGGATCTGGACGCGTGGGGTCCGCCCGGTCTCCGGGATGTTGGTCACCGCTCCCCTCCCCTGCTGCGATCTCCCCTGCTGCGGTCAGCGAAGTGCTTCGCCCTCACAGGCGCTTGACCCCCTTGATGCGTCCGGCGCGCGCGACACGGGCCTTGGCCGCCTTGGCCCGCAGTCCGCCGCGCTGGTTGCCGATGCTCAGCCCGGTGCCGGAGGCGAGCCAGCCCGAGGAGACGTCGGCGGCCTTGTTGGCCGGGGAGCCCTCGCCCAGCGGGTCGTTCTCGGCGCGTCTGGCGAGCGCGATGATCAGCGGCACCGTGAAGGGCGCGAGGATCAGGTCGTAGAGCGCGGCGGTGAAGAGCAGCCCGACCAGGCCCACGTGGCGGGCGGCGGTGTCCCCGACGAGGGCGCCCACGCCCGCGTACAGCAGGGTCGATCCGAGGGCGGCGCTGACGACCACGAGGAGCGGACCGGCGGCGGAGCGCAGCCGGCCGCTCTCGGGCTTGGCGAGGCCCGCGAGGTAGCCGACGACACAGAGCACGAGGGCGTACCGCCCGGCGGCGTGGTCGGCGGGCGGGGCCAGGTCGGACAGGAGGCCCGCGCCGAAGCCGACGAGGGCCCCGCCGACGTGGCCGTAGACCAGGGCGAGGGCGAGGACGGTGAGCAGCACCAGGTCCGGTACGGCGCCCGGCAGCTGGAGCCGGGCCAGGACGCTGACCTGGATGACCAGGGCGACGACGACCAGGGTGGTGGAGAGCAGGATTCGGTTGAAGCGCATGGGTCCGGTCTCCTACTGCTCGTCGCCGTCGGCGGCGCCGTCGACCGGCGGCTTTCCTGACGGGGTGGCCGTGACGGTCACCGTCGGGGTCGGCTTGGGCTTCTCGGGCTTGGGCGGCAGGACCGTGTCGCGCGGGTCCTTGCGGGGCGCCTCGACGACGACGCCGACGATGTCGAGCTTGGTGAACCCGACGTACGGCTTCACGTAGACGTTGCGGGTGAGGTCGCCGCCCGAGGGGTCGACGCGGACGACCTCGCCGACGGGTACGCCCGGCACGAACGGCTTGTCCTTCTGCGAACCGAAGGTGACGAGGCGGTCACCCTTCTTGACCTTGGCCTTGCCGTTGAGCAGCTGGACGGAGAGCGGGCGGTCGCCCTGGCCGGTGGCGAAGCCCAGCTCGTCGGTCTTCTCCAGGCGGGTGCCGACGGTGAAGTCGGGGTCGTTGGCGAGCAGGACGGTCGCGGTGTTCGGGCCGACGGTCGTGACGCGGCCGACCAGGCCGTCGCTGTTCAGGACGGTCATGTCGCGCTTGAGACCGTCGTTCGCGCCGGCGTCGATGGTGACGGTCCAGGAGAAGCCCTGGGCCGCTCCTATGCCGATGACCTCGGCGCCCTTGATGCCGTACTGTCCCGCGCCCGCCGTCTTGAGCATGCCGTCGAGCTGGCGTACGCGGCTGCGGTTGCGGTCGTCGCTGCCGAGCTTCGCCTTCAACGCGGCGTTCTGCCGCTCCAGTTCGGCGATCCGGTCGTGGCGTTCGCCGGAGTCACGGACCGCGCCGATGGCGTTGCCGATCGGGTCCACGGCGGAGGACATCCCCTCCTCGACCGGGCCGAAGACGGTGGCGGCGGCCTGGCGGGCACCGTCGACCGGCGAGTCCTCACCGCCGCGGATGTCCACCGTGATCAAAGCGAACGCGATGGCGATCAGCAGCACCAGGAGCAGCCGGCTCTCTCGTGTGTCCCTCACGTGCGGCGGCGTGCCTTCCTCAATCGGATTCCGTGGAATCTGCGCGTTCCACGAGGTTATGGGGAATTCTTCTGCCTTGCCTGAATTCTTCTCTTGCCTCTATATCAACGATCCGCCGCACGAGGTGGCAGGCACTCGTACGGCGGATGTTTTCGCGTCAGGTCATCTGCGCGGCTGGGCGTCGAGCACCTGCTGCAACGCCTCGAACTCCTCGACACACTTTCCGGAGCCGAGCGCCACGCTGTCCAGCGGGTCCTCGGCGATGTGGATCGGCATGCCGGTCTCGCGGCGCAGCCGCTCGTC
This window contains:
- a CDS encoding TIGR03936 family radical SAM-associated protein encodes the protein MQRIRLRYTKRGRLRFTSHRDFQRAFERALRRAEVPMAYSAGFTPHPKVSYANAAPTGTGSEAEYLEIALTAPRDPDQLRELLNESLPDGLDITDAVESRTSGLADRLTASVWELRLDGVEPAQAQRAAELFRAAETVEVQRRTKNGMRTFDAREAVVSLEAVTDGEALAHDTDRPSDKPCAILRLVVRHVTPAVRPDDVLSGLRAVADLAPPVPAAVTRLAQGLFDEETGTVTDPLAPDREAVTAAPPTAAVSAAAKAPVPEGPR
- a CDS encoding GNAT family N-acetyltransferase, whose amino-acid sequence is MPRLVPPTGLVHRSYIAAMEEFRAEGRGGPDDDTTLGRTLRDYGDKWHDPVVFERYLAEVAAAAERSEGPLAVPVTTLWYVDGGDYLGRVAVRHSIATRFLREYGGHIGYDVRPTARRRGHATEMLRACLPYAAGLGLESVLVTCDTDNTGSRKVIEASGGVFEDERGGKLRYWIRTELPRV
- a CDS encoding TIGR03960 family B12-binding radical SAM protein; the protein is MPVESVFPRLEALLPHVQKPIQYVGGELNSTVKDWDECDVRWALMYPDAYEVGLPNQGVMILYEVLNERPGVLAERTYSVWPDLEALMREHQVPQFTVDAHRPVKAFDVFGLSFSTELGYTNMLTALDLAGIPLESKDRTVEDPIVLAGGHAAFNPEPIADFIDAAIIGDGEQAVLDMTEIIRAWKAEGRPGGREEVLLRLAKTGSVYIPAFYDVEYLPDGRIGRVVPNRSGVPWRVSKHTVMDLDEWPYPKQPLVPLAETVHERMSVEIFRGCTRGCRFCQAGMITRPVRERSITGIGDMVEKGLKATGFEEVGLLSLSSADHSEIADVAKGLADRYEEDKIGLSLPSTRVDAFNVDLANELTRNGRRSGLTFAPEGGSERMRKVINKMVSEDDLIRTVSTAYGNGWRQVKLYFMCGLPTETDEDVLQIADMATKVIAKGREVSGSNDIRCTVSIGGFVPKPHTPFQWAPQLSSEETDARLAKLRDKIRGDKKYGRSIGFRYHDGKPGIVEGLLSRGDRRIGAVIRAVYEDGGRFDGWREYFSYDRWMACADKTLPEMGVDVDWYTTRERTYEEVLPWDHLDSGLDKDWLWEDWQDSLDETEVEDCRWTPCFDCGVCPAMQTEIQIGPTGKKLLPLTVVK
- a CDS encoding CYTH and CHAD domain-containing protein, giving the protein MAETKREIERKYDVDGADAELPDLSGVAGVGDVLDKGVVELDAVYWDTPDQRLAAASITLRRRTGGADEGWHLKLPVSLAQGVRDEVHEPLSDTVPRSLLGLVRSRVREADLVPVVRLLSARKLRHLVDAKGALLAEVSVDGVIAERLTPGGGTAEWSEIEVELADGCDPALLDKVEKKLRKAGVRRSTASSKLARALKETAPKETAPKEAASKGRKTKKAAADEVRPAEGAVGAGKPAGKSEAVAEAVREAVGDGTGTAGDHAVAYLRAQRDAIVSLDPAVRRDLPDSVHQMRVATRRMRSAFKSYRKILDRTVTDPVGDELKWLAGELGVDRDQEVLTDRLVTRVEALPKTLLLGPVRGRLRVWSVTRRTGSRRRTVAVLDSKRYLTLLNTIDALLAEPPLRPAASAPPAKALPKALLKDYARLATRVEHALALAPGDERDRAMHEARKAAKRARYAGEAAVPALGKAAKRFAKRMKSVQSVLGGHQDSVVAREALRALAIQAHLAGETAFTWGLLYGQEEASAADRERELPGVWAEASRRKLRAALGS
- the rodA gene encoding rod shape-determining protein RodA, which codes for MTGSGFSVSGYGPERSNISRLLARDSIVRRLDWPMLLAAIALSGIGTALVYSATRNRTELVGDDPYSFALKHVLNTGIGFALMIGTVWLGHRTLRTAVPILYGISVFLVLLVLTPLGATINGAHAWIVLGGGFSLQPSEFVKVTIILGMAMLLAARVDAGDREYPDHRTVVQALGLAAVPIAIVMLMPDLGSVMVMVMIVLGVLLASGASNRWVFGLLGTGVAGGVAIWQLGVLDDYQIARFAAFANPALDPAGVGYNTNQARIAIGSGGLTGTGLTKGSQTTGQFVPEQQTDFVFTVAGEELGFVGAGAILLLLGVVLWRACRIARETTELYGTIVAAGIIAWFAFQSFENIGMTLGIMPVAGLPLPFVSYGGSSMFAVWVAVGLLQSIKVQRPMSA
- the mrdA gene encoding penicillin-binding protein 2, whose translation is MTNIPETGRTPRVQIRLIIIQILVVSLLLTLGGRLWYLQVRNGEEYAKEASGNHVQQVVQPAVRGSILDARGVPIADNHTRLVVSASRTDLMKMKDDGKAVLAKLADVLAMDPKDVADKVRLCDSKTPQPCWNGSPYQPIPITDEATPKQALQIRERSEDFPGITAEPTAVRRYPAPGKSNTAQVLGYLSPVTDDEINKAKDTDSPFLRSDQVGRSGLERTYDKQLRGKAGVTRYEVDNLGRVIGKAESDEAKPGANVVTSIDARVQAVSEYWLNDAMKKARGEFDKNTGENYKADAGAVVVMENKTGRIISMASNPTYDPNAWVGGISGKDYAELTGKKSNYPLLNRAIQGQAAPGSIFKVIPTAAAVNAGYDFNGRYPCPSSYSIGGQTFKNFESKGHGSITLGQALEVSCDTVFYKLAHDQWNKDGGNKPRPDAKDWFYKTAHQFGLGKETGIDLPNEVTGRVPDRQWKKDYWKANKDAWCKQGKKGGEYSERIAYENCLEGMKMRAGDSVNYSIGQGDTLVTPIQMATIYSAIANGGTMYDPTVGKAIISADGRHIEEIKPKAHGKLPMDAELRKDIDGALADVATRGTAAWRFGGWPQDKIPMHAKTGTAEVYGKQTTSWFATYTKDYSIVMTISQGGTGSGASGPAVRKIYDAIYGLDDSGNQDLKKALLPEPQKTLPKIEADGSIDAPKVKPYKPEAPEPPEGQQEQQDPPGQQDPQDPQDPQDQQDQQELAGAPANWRRD
- the mreD gene encoding rod shape-determining protein MreD — protein: MRFNRILLSTTLVVVALVIQVSVLARLQLPGAVPDLVLLTVLALALVYGHVGGALVGFGAGLLSDLAPPADHAAGRYALVLCVVGYLAGLAKPESGRLRSAAGPLLVVVSAALGSTLLYAGVGALVGDTAARHVGLVGLLFTAALYDLILAPFTVPLIIALARRAENDPLGEGSPANKAADVSSGWLASGTGLSIGNQRGGLRAKAAKARVARAGRIKGVKRL
- the mreC gene encoding rod shape-determining protein MreC, which translates into the protein MRDTRESRLLLVLLIAIAFALITVDIRGGEDSPVDGARQAAATVFGPVEEGMSSAVDPIGNAIGAVRDSGERHDRIAELERQNAALKAKLGSDDRNRSRVRQLDGMLKTAGAGQYGIKGAEVIGIGAAQGFSWTVTIDAGANDGLKRDMTVLNSDGLVGRVTTVGPNTATVLLANDPDFTVGTRLEKTDELGFATGQGDRPLSVQLLNGKAKVKKGDRLVTFGSQKDKPFVPGVPVGEVVRVDPSGGDLTRNVYVKPYVGFTKLDIVGVVVEAPRKDPRDTVLPPKPEKPKPTPTVTVTATPSGKPPVDGAADGDEQ